One Yimella lutea DNA window includes the following coding sequences:
- a CDS encoding type II secretion system F family protein — protein sequence MSESTVLDAAAAIDLVAIALGGGLPLADALGAVAQVSRDRIEHDLRLVEAALRWGVEPSVAWREAGEVWAAVGVAFALAGDLGLPPRGLLHDAAESIRLNEAARSEAAVGRLSVLLVLPLGLLFLPAFALLAVVPVVISLARSTLDGIG from the coding sequence ATGAGCGAATCCACGGTCTTGGACGCCGCTGCGGCGATCGATCTCGTCGCGATCGCGCTCGGTGGCGGCCTCCCCTTGGCCGATGCGCTCGGTGCGGTCGCGCAGGTGAGCAGGGATCGCATCGAGCACGATCTGCGCCTGGTCGAAGCAGCCCTGCGGTGGGGCGTCGAGCCGTCCGTCGCCTGGCGCGAGGCGGGCGAGGTGTGGGCCGCGGTCGGAGTTGCCTTCGCCCTCGCCGGCGACCTCGGTCTGCCGCCACGCGGCCTGCTGCACGACGCCGCCGAATCGATCCGTCTGAACGAAGCCGCCCGCTCCGAGGCGGCGGTGGGACGCCTGAGCGTGCTGCTCGTCCTGCCGCTCGGACTGCTGTTCCTGCCTGCCTTCGCGCTGCTGGCCGTGGTGCCGGTCGTGATCAGCCTCGCCCGATCGACGCTCGACGGCATCGGGTGA
- a CDS encoding DUF4244 domain-containing protein, with protein sequence MNEKTLPGVLARRWRAVREGGAESGMATSEYAVGILAAVSFAVVLIAIVKSAAVKTALTGIITSALSVAG encoded by the coding sequence ATGAATGAGAAGACCCTGCCCGGCGTCCTCGCCCGGCGTTGGCGCGCGGTGCGCGAGGGCGGTGCCGAATCCGGCATGGCCACGAGTGAGTACGCGGTCGGCATCCTCGCCGCGGTCAGCTTCGCAGTCGTGCTGATCGCGATCGTGAAGTCGGCGGCGGTCAAGACCGCGCTCACCGGGATCATCACCTCGGCCCTGTCGGTCGCGGGGTGA
- a CDS encoding TadE family type IV pilus minor pilin, with amino-acid sequence MSSAAVRARRRDAGMVCAELAAAFPAAVFALLLVLGVAQHAITATRAEEAARLAARSAARGDSRAESISLARRAAPAASVEISGEGERVRVHVVLPARGATAWLVPSGRFFASAVAAIEEAPGEKP; translated from the coding sequence GTGAGCAGCGCAGCCGTCCGGGCTCGGCGACGGGACGCGGGCATGGTCTGCGCCGAGCTCGCGGCTGCGTTCCCTGCCGCGGTGTTCGCCCTTCTGCTGGTGCTCGGGGTGGCGCAGCACGCGATCACCGCCACCCGCGCGGAGGAAGCTGCGCGACTGGCCGCTCGGTCGGCGGCACGTGGCGACAGCCGGGCGGAGTCGATCAGCCTCGCCCGTCGTGCAGCGCCCGCTGCGTCCGTCGAGATCTCCGGTGAAGGCGAACGGGTACGCGTCCACGTCGTCCTGCCGGCGCGCGGGGCGACGGCCTGGTTGGTGCCTTCCGGCCGGTTCTTCGCCTCTGCGGTTGCGGCGATCGAGGAGGCACCAGGTGAAAAGCCCTGA
- a CDS encoding Rv3654c family TadE-like protein, whose translation MKSPDSERGSGSVLMLGVVAVAVLLFGAAATLASAQQASARARTAADLAALAAAGAVARAESTAACAAASQVAAANGAALVGCSDLGAGDFEVVVTVRPRSRVLGPATARSRAGPEGAGSHAPARAP comes from the coding sequence GTGAAAAGCCCTGATTCGGAACGAGGTTCGGGCAGTGTGCTGATGCTCGGGGTCGTCGCGGTGGCGGTACTGCTGTTCGGTGCTGCAGCCACGTTGGCGAGCGCGCAGCAGGCTTCGGCGCGAGCGCGCACCGCCGCCGACCTCGCAGCACTCGCAGCTGCCGGCGCCGTCGCCCGAGCGGAGTCGACGGCTGCGTGTGCCGCCGCGTCCCAGGTGGCTGCTGCCAACGGTGCCGCCCTGGTCGGCTGCTCGGATCTCGGTGCGGGTGACTTCGAGGTCGTCGTCACCGTCCGGCCCCGGTCCCGTGTGCTCGGTCCGGCTACGGCTCGATCGCGGGCCGGACCGGAGGGCGCAGGTAGTCACGCACCAGCCCGAGCACCTTGA
- a CDS encoding DEAD/DEAH box helicase: MTSSAPDPFEPASALGRLTGTGTGGLIHVETIPGRPADLRDWPDWVDPQVEAAVRGSGVTSLWSHQRRAADLVHSGEDVVLCTGTASGKSLGYQLPMLSAVSAGADAPTGRGATALYLAPTKALAADQEARIRSWAIPTVRAAVLDGDTPRDERRWIRDHAGLILSNPDLLHHTLLPTHERWASFFRSLQVVVVDECHQYRGVFGTHVALVLRRLRRVAARYGSDPVFVLASATIASPAGHASALVGRPVTAVTDDGSPRQELTFGLWRPGMVDTPQGEVQRGAIAETADLMTRLVDDGVQTLAFAKSRVGVERVADSVRHHVTEPTTQIAAYRGGYLPEERRAIERDLRTGRLRGVAATNALELGIDVSGLDAVIVAGWPGTTASLWQQVGRAGRSGRRSLALFVAADDPLDTYLVDHPESLFGRPVEPSVINPENPHVLAPHLAAAAYELALTPDDVEYFGESLPQLADTLARARILRSRPRGWFWDRDDRPGDHLNLRGNLGTPVAIVEKRSGAVLGTVDGDRAETTVHTGAVYVHQGKTYVVTNYDVEAALAEVTPGDPGWTTWATSDSQFEIAQVEAGGRHADLEWHYGQIVVHKQVTGFLRRLPGGEVIGQHPLDFPVHTLRTRGTWWTLPADVLAAAGVDEPSLPGALHAAEHAAIGLLSFVAQSDRWDVGGVSTALHQDTGLPTVVVYDGFPGGAGIAHSGFRQPARWIEATLDAVRNCRCRSGCPACIQSPKCGNGNEPLDKDGAIKVLGLVRDYLRPPVRPAIEP; the protein is encoded by the coding sequence ATGACCAGTTCCGCGCCTGACCCGTTCGAGCCGGCTTCTGCCCTCGGACGACTCACGGGCACGGGCACCGGCGGGCTGATACATGTCGAAACCATCCCGGGTCGGCCCGCCGATCTGCGTGACTGGCCGGACTGGGTGGATCCCCAGGTGGAGGCTGCTGTGCGAGGGTCCGGCGTGACCTCGCTGTGGTCGCATCAGCGCCGAGCCGCCGACCTGGTACACAGCGGCGAGGATGTCGTCCTGTGCACCGGCACCGCCTCGGGCAAGAGCCTGGGATATCAGTTGCCGATGCTGAGCGCGGTCAGTGCGGGCGCGGACGCACCCACCGGCCGCGGCGCGACCGCGTTGTACCTCGCACCGACGAAGGCCCTGGCCGCGGACCAGGAGGCTCGCATCCGTTCCTGGGCGATCCCTACGGTGCGGGCGGCGGTGCTCGACGGTGACACCCCTCGCGACGAACGCCGCTGGATCCGCGACCACGCGGGTCTGATCCTGAGCAACCCCGATCTGCTGCACCACACCCTGTTGCCGACACACGAACGCTGGGCATCGTTCTTCCGTTCGCTCCAGGTCGTGGTCGTGGACGAGTGTCACCAGTACCGAGGCGTCTTCGGTACCCACGTGGCGCTGGTCCTTCGCCGGCTCCGCCGGGTGGCGGCACGGTACGGATCCGATCCCGTCTTCGTGCTGGCCTCAGCGACCATCGCTTCCCCGGCCGGCCATGCGAGCGCCCTGGTGGGACGACCGGTCACCGCGGTGACCGATGACGGGTCTCCCCGCCAGGAGTTGACCTTCGGGCTCTGGCGGCCGGGCATGGTCGACACCCCGCAGGGCGAGGTGCAGCGCGGCGCGATCGCCGAGACCGCCGATCTAATGACCCGGCTGGTCGACGACGGCGTGCAGACCCTGGCGTTCGCCAAGTCGCGCGTCGGGGTGGAACGAGTGGCCGACTCGGTGCGGCACCACGTCACCGAGCCGACGACGCAGATCGCCGCCTATCGCGGTGGTTACCTTCCCGAGGAACGTCGTGCGATCGAGCGAGACCTGCGCACCGGACGGCTGCGCGGTGTGGCCGCCACGAACGCGCTGGAACTCGGCATCGACGTCAGCGGTCTGGACGCGGTGATCGTCGCTGGCTGGCCAGGCACCACCGCGTCGTTGTGGCAGCAGGTCGGGCGGGCCGGTCGCAGCGGGCGGCGGTCCCTGGCGCTCTTCGTCGCGGCCGACGACCCGCTGGACACCTATCTGGTGGATCACCCGGAGTCGCTGTTCGGCCGTCCGGTCGAGCCGTCGGTGATCAACCCGGAGAACCCGCACGTTCTGGCACCGCACCTCGCGGCGGCCGCCTATGAACTGGCGCTCACGCCGGACGATGTCGAGTACTTCGGTGAGAGCCTGCCCCAACTCGCCGACACCCTTGCCCGCGCGAGGATCCTGCGTAGCCGCCCGCGAGGCTGGTTCTGGGACCGCGACGACCGTCCGGGTGACCATCTGAACCTGCGTGGCAACCTCGGCACTCCCGTGGCGATCGTCGAGAAGCGCAGCGGAGCGGTGCTCGGAACGGTGGACGGTGATCGTGCCGAGACGACCGTGCACACCGGTGCGGTGTACGTGCATCAAGGCAAGACGTACGTCGTGACGAACTACGACGTCGAGGCGGCGCTGGCCGAAGTCACCCCCGGCGACCCGGGTTGGACGACCTGGGCGACGTCGGACTCCCAGTTCGAGATCGCGCAGGTCGAGGCCGGCGGCCGGCACGCAGACCTGGAATGGCACTACGGACAGATCGTCGTCCACAAGCAGGTGACCGGGTTCTTACGGCGGCTGCCGGGCGGTGAGGTGATCGGTCAGCACCCGCTCGACTTCCCGGTGCACACCTTGCGAACCCGGGGCACGTGGTGGACGCTGCCGGCCGACGTCCTCGCCGCGGCCGGCGTCGACGAGCCGTCACTGCCGGGCGCTCTGCACGCCGCCGAGCACGCCGCGATCGGCCTGCTGTCCTTCGTCGCCCAGTCGGACCGGTGGGACGTCGGGGGTGTCTCGACCGCGCTGCACCAGGACACCGGCCTGCCGACCGTGGTCGTCTACGACGGGTTCCCGGGTGGTGCCGGCATCGCACACAGTGGATTCCGTCAGCCGGCGCGGTGGATCGAAGCCACGCTGGACGCCGTGCGCAACTGCCGTTGCCGCAGCGGGTGCCCGGCATGCATCCAGTCGCCCAAGTGCGGGAACGGTAACGAGCCGCTGGACAAGGACGGTGCGATCAAGGTGCTCGGGCTGGTGCGTGACTACCTGCGCCCTCCGGTCCGGCCCGCGATCGAGCCGTAG
- a CDS encoding STAS domain-containing protein, producing the protein MTRRQEDGRTILQLVGEIDVSTAPRVRDELSRVIADGSHDLIVDLSDVPFLDSTGLGVLVGRLKAVRLVDGDLVLAGAQERTLRNFKITGLDKVFHLYDSVDAALAAKVEPDAASSM; encoded by the coding sequence GTGACACGGCGCCAGGAAGACGGGCGCACGATTCTGCAGCTTGTTGGCGAGATCGATGTCTCGACCGCTCCGAGGGTACGCGATGAGTTGAGCCGGGTGATCGCAGACGGCAGCCACGATCTCATCGTGGACCTGTCCGATGTGCCCTTCCTCGACTCCACCGGTCTCGGTGTGCTCGTTGGACGCCTCAAGGCAGTACGTCTGGTCGACGGTGACCTCGTGCTCGCGGGTGCTCAGGAGCGCACGTTGCGCAACTTCAAGATCACCGGCCTCGACAAGGTCTTCCACCTGTACGACTCGGTCGACGCCGCGCTCGCCGCGAAGGTCGAGCCGGACGCCGCTTCATCGATGTGA
- a CDS encoding DUF7059 domain-containing protein, with amino-acid sequence MNHTGLHADPELLTALAADLRSAAFTVDGVQQRLGPVAAAALHREQVTPARRVVTDDDPLDVLIRFFTLGDAVPGELLDVAVPGLRSHGLRELGLLADDGRARFDLRPHADDTHDWWVVSDLSELVTGGPLPDDHVLGIGGASTTLASWTVRRPAARALDMGAGCGVQALHLGAHCERIVATDLSARAVEILRFNAVLNGERWDVRSGSLFEPVAGERFDLIVSNPPFVITPRVAGVPLFEYRDGGMVGDSLVRTVVHQVEAHLEPGGVAQLLGNWEVPAGTDWQDVVRQWLAPTELDAWVVQRETQDPAEYAELWIRDGGHRPGTEAYERMYAAWLDDFDARGVASIGFGVITLQRPATKRRRFQVLEEHSGPVASPMGPAVDAELAALTWCAEHPDEVLDQNWRVADDVTEERFAAPGADDPSVIRITQGGGLGRQLHIDTAISAYLSVADGDLTARQALVAIATLLERDERDLLERAQPIVTRLVETGFLVGT; translated from the coding sequence GTGAACCACACCGGGCTGCACGCCGACCCGGAACTCCTCACGGCACTCGCCGCCGACCTCAGGTCGGCGGCGTTCACCGTTGACGGTGTCCAACAACGTCTCGGCCCGGTCGCGGCCGCCGCACTTCACCGCGAACAGGTCACGCCCGCGCGGCGGGTCGTCACCGACGACGATCCGCTCGACGTGCTGATCCGCTTCTTCACCCTCGGCGACGCCGTGCCCGGTGAACTGCTGGACGTCGCGGTCCCGGGCCTGCGGTCGCACGGACTGCGTGAGCTGGGACTGCTGGCCGATGACGGGCGAGCACGATTCGACCTGCGACCGCACGCCGACGACACCCACGACTGGTGGGTCGTTTCCGACCTGTCCGAACTGGTCACCGGCGGACCCCTGCCCGACGACCACGTGCTCGGCATCGGGGGAGCCTCCACCACTCTCGCCTCCTGGACGGTGCGCCGCCCGGCGGCGCGCGCCCTCGACATGGGAGCCGGCTGTGGCGTCCAGGCTCTGCACCTCGGCGCGCACTGCGAACGGATCGTCGCCACCGATCTGTCGGCGCGGGCCGTCGAGATCCTTCGGTTCAACGCGGTGCTCAACGGCGAGCGGTGGGACGTTCGGTCGGGCTCGCTGTTCGAACCGGTGGCCGGCGAACGCTTCGATCTGATCGTCAGCAACCCGCCGTTCGTGATCACCCCACGTGTCGCCGGCGTGCCGTTGTTCGAGTACCGCGACGGCGGAATGGTGGGTGATTCTCTTGTCCGCACCGTCGTCCATCAGGTCGAAGCGCATCTCGAACCCGGCGGCGTCGCCCAACTCCTCGGCAACTGGGAGGTGCCGGCCGGCACCGACTGGCAGGACGTCGTCCGGCAGTGGCTCGCCCCGACCGAGCTGGACGCCTGGGTCGTCCAGCGCGAGACGCAGGACCCGGCCGAGTACGCCGAACTGTGGATCCGCGATGGGGGTCACCGTCCCGGTACCGAGGCGTACGAGCGCATGTATGCCGCCTGGCTGGACGACTTCGACGCCCGCGGCGTCGCAAGTATCGGTTTCGGCGTCATCACGCTGCAACGTCCGGCGACCAAGCGCCGCCGCTTCCAGGTGCTCGAAGAACACAGCGGCCCGGTCGCCTCGCCGATGGGCCCGGCCGTCGACGCCGAACTCGCGGCGCTCACCTGGTGCGCCGAGCATCCGGACGAGGTGCTCGACCAGAACTGGCGGGTCGCCGACGACGTCACCGAGGAACGGTTCGCCGCTCCCGGCGCCGACGACCCATCGGTCATCCGCATCACCCAGGGCGGCGGGCTCGGCCGGCAGCTGCACATCGACACCGCGATCTCCGCCTACCTGAGTGTCGCCGACGGCGACCTCACCGCCCGTCAGGCGCTCGTCGCCATCGCAACCCTGCTCGAACGCGACGAGCGCGATCTGCTCGAACGTGCGCAGCCGATCGTGACCCGGCTCGTGGAGACCGGCTTCCTGGTCGGCACCTGA